DNA sequence from the Lysinibacillus sp. OF-1 genome:
CTGGTAAGGTTGCTAGAATTGCTATATCGGCTTGATTAATATTAATCTTCTGCTCTTTAGGAGCACTTTCAGTAGGTATTGTTAAAAGAGTTGTAGCTCCATCTTCTAGCTGTTCACCCTTTGTGGGAATATAAATCACCATTTCATCCTGCACTTTTTGCGCATGATTCATGCGCTGTGTGTCAGCTTGCTCTGTATAGCCACCTGCAAGCTCGACAGCATCTTTTATGCGTTGGTCTTGCTGAAGCTCATAAACGCCTGGATACATCACAGCACCCTTTATATCAACAAATATCTGCTGAATCACCGCTTCTTCAGCAGTTTCACTATGATTTTTTTCTTCAAACGATTGGATTGTCTCGATGAGCTCTTCTTGGGGAGGTGAAGAGTCAAAACTCGAAAAATAGAAGTAACAAAGTCCACTGACTACCAGTATGCTGGGGAATAACATACTTTTTTTATACTTTTGCCATAAAGATTGGAGCATAGCACCCATCCTTTCCTTGCAAAAGGTCATCATATGGAGTTATCTACATCATACACTATGACTTGTTGATTGAAAATAATAATAAATATCAGGAGATTCTATTGACCTGCTTAAGAGAGCTATTCTTCGCTTTCGCCTTGCTATCCACCGATTTAAGCTTGCTATCCTTCGCTTTCGCTTTTCTATCCACTGATTTAAGCACGCTATCCTTCACTTTAGCCTTTCTATCCACCAAAAGAGCCACACTGCCCATTGGGGGACAGTGTGGCTCCGTTTTCTTTATTTCACCGCACGAATAAAAATGCGTTCGCTTTCATATTCAGGTGCTTCATCCGTAAAATCAGCTGTGATTTCCACATCATGAAAACCAATGGCGCGCAGCCAAGCCATATACTGCTCTATTGAGAAAGTACGTTGTAAATGCTCTTCATCAAAACGTTCATATAACTCACTTGCGATATCTCGCACATAAAAGGTCATTTGATGTGTAACAGAATGCTCGAAATCAGCTGGCGCTGTATGCCATACATAACTAATGTCCCCATCATCATACGTAAACGGTCCGTCTAAAAAAATCTCATTCATCTTAAATAATGAATGAACATCAAAAAACAGCTGTCCTCCATCACGTAAAGCATGATAAATACGTTCTAATGTTGTATAGACGGCTTGCTCCTCTACAACATAATTAAGGGAGTCAATGGTAATCGTCACAACATCTAACGCCTCAAAGCCATCTAATTCGTCCATCGACATACAATATAACGGAGCTTGGTAGCCTGCATCAGCAAAGCGTTTTGCTGCGATGGACAGCATCTCTTCTGATAAGTCGACTCCGCTGACCTTATAACCAGCATGGGCGAATAACAAGCTAAGCACACCTGTACCACAACCAATATCTAAAAGTGTGGGGTATTGGCTGCATGGTGCATGCTGTACAACCCAATCTACATAAAGATTGTAAGGAATATCCGTTTGTAGCTCATCATAGACATGGGCAAAGCGTTCGTAACTACTCACTTAGCTTAGGCCTCTGGCATGTCTAGCTGCGGTGCATCGCCCCATAGACGTTCTAAATTATAATAAGCACGCTCATCCTTATGGAATACGTGCGCCACTACATCTCCAAGGTCAACAAGTACCCAACGAGCTGCATCGAAACCTTCGACACGACGAATTTCATAGCCTTGTTGTTCTGCTATATCCTGTAACTCACGCGCGATTGCTTGCACTTGGCGGTCAGAGTTACCATGGGCGATGATAAAATAATCTGCTAAAAGGGAAATTCCTTGCATATTTAAAACGACAATATCCTCACCATGTTTGTCGTCAATTGCTTTGTACGCTGCTTGTAATAAAGTTGAAGTCATCCTTCACTATCCTCTCTGTTCATCGTATCGTTATAACATTCTATTGATAAAGGATAAATTGGTTGCTTTGTGTCTATTAAAAATGCCAAAGTATGGCGTACACATGCACTCATCGCCTTATCCAAATTTTTTTGCGCCTTCTTTCGCAGACGCTCCACACCATCAAATCGACGGTTTGGCTCAATCATATCTGCGACAAAAATGATTTTTTCTAAACGACTCATCCCAACGCGTCCTGTTGTATGGAAACGAATCGCATTTAACAACTCATCGTCTGTGATGCCAAACTCACTTTGCGCTATATAGGCACCGACTGGGCCGTGGAGTAATTCACTGCCCCAGCCAATTAATTGTGGATCTAAATTTTCATCACGAACGATATTCTCCATCCATTCAATGTCTTCATATTTAGCAATATCATGGAGGATTGCTGCTATTTCAGCTTTTTTAACATCCTCGCCATATTTTTGTGCTAAATCGATGGCTGTTTCCATTACACCGATTGTATGAATATAACGTTTTTCAGGCATTCTTGGCTTAATCGCCGCTAAATACTGTTCGCGTTCCATAAAGACCTTCCTCTCGTATGAACGTCTCTACCGCTTCTGGTAATAAAAATGTTACCGTTCCCCCAGTCGCAAGGCGTTCACGAATCAGTGTGGACGATAAATCGATTTGAGGCACTTCCACCATACTTATAGGGTACTCTGTTGTCGCCGCTGTTCCTGGACGCTTTACTCCGACAAACCGCACGATTTTTACTAAATCATCAATACAATGCCATGTATGTAGCGAATCAATCATATCGCCACCGATGATAAAGTAAAATTTCACATCCGGTTCTCTTCTACACAAGGCAGAAAGTGTCTCATAGGAATAGGATACGCCACCCTTCTCAACCTCATACGACTCTACTGAAAAATAAGGAAATGGACGAATTGCACGCTTCACCATTTCGAGTCGTTCGACATTACTAGCATCAAATCGTGCCTGCTTATGTGGTGGTATAGCATTTGGCATAAAACGGATTTCATCAAGCTCTAGCGCATGAAAAACCTCATTAGCCATCATGAGATGCCCTATATGTGGTGGGTTAAATGTGCCACCTAGTAAACCGACCTTTTTCATCGTCTCACCTTATTTCGTTGCTTTTGGTAATACAATCTTTTTATGATTGCGTGACTCTTTATATAAAACAACTGTCAGACCGATTAATTGGACAAGCTCCGCACGAGCACCTGTTGCCAGTGATTCAGCAACTTCATGTTTGTCCTCTTCACAGTTATCTAAAATACGCACTTTAATCAGTTCACGTACTTCTAGTGCCTCACGAATTTGCTTTGTCATTTCGTCATTAACTCCACCTTTTCCTACTTGGAAAATAGGTGTTAAATGATGTGCCTCTGCACGTAAAAAACGTTTCTGTTTACCTGTTAACATAAAAATTAGTTTCCTCCTAATTGCGCCTTAAGCTGCGCAATCATTGAATTTGTGTTTGGATAGTTTCCTAACCAGTGTTCAAAAGCAATGGCTCCTTGATGGACAAACATCCCTAAGCCTGTGACAATCGTTGCTCCTTTTTCTTCAGCCGCTTGTAAAAAAGGCGTCATTAATGGATTATACACAATATCCGCAACAATTGCTCCTTTCGCAAGTCGATCTAATGAAAATGGCATAGAAAAATTGCCCGTAGCAAGGCCAGCCGATGTCATTTGCACAATAATGCCGAAATCAGCTAATGTTTCTTCTGCTTCTTGTAATGACATCGCACGACCCATATCCATTTCATCAATTATCGCTTGGGCATTTGCCACCGTACGATTGGCGATAGTTAAATGGTGATAGCCTTGTTGCTGCATAGCAAAGGCAATACCGCGAGCAGCGCCACCAGCACCAACAAGTAATACAGGCTTGTCCTTTCGAGATACACCAACGGCTTCTTCTAGTGAGCGAACAAAGCCAATCCCATCTGTATTATAGCCCTTCAGCTTTCCCTCTTTTGTTCGTACGACTGTATTCACTGCGCCCATTTTTTGCGCCAGCTCATCTAGCTCATCTAAATATGGAATGATTGCTGTCTTATGAGGAATTGTCACGTTCCAGCCACTCGCCCCTAATGTTTTCAAACCAGCAACTGCTGATTCTAATTGATCAGAAGGTACATGCAAAGGAATATATGTCGCATCTATTGACATGTCCTCAAACCAAGCATTGTGCATGGCCGGTGATTTTGAATGTTCAATTGGATCACCCATAACTGCAAACCATTTCTTCATTTTCTAGTCCCTCTCTCTACTACATCCTTCTGTTTAGATCAGTGAAGGACGAATTGAAACTTGTACACCTTTTGGCGCGTAGGCTGCTACGACTACATTAGCATGCTGTACTGTAATCCAGCCCAGGCCAGAAAATACAACGTCTGTTTTCGCTTCTTTGATGGAAAACTCATGACGTACCAATGGTGGAAGTTGGTCGATAAAATCTGCAGTTGGAGGTGCCAGAAGCTCGCCTTTATGTTCTGCATATAATGTATCGGCCTTCTCAAGCTTTGTACGGTGAATCGGTAGATCGTTTGCCACATGGATTGTAAAGGCTGAACGCTCTCCCTGGATAAAGTCAAATCTCGCCAATGCCCCAATAAATAGGGACTGTCCAGGATTTTGCTGGTAGACTTTCGGTTTAATTTCCTTTTTCGGCATAATATATTTTAATTCACTTGAATCAATATGATGAGCCATTTGATGATGATTAATAATACCAGGCGTATCATATAATGCACTACCATCATCCAGTGGAATGTCAATCATGTCTAAAGTAGTACCAGGGAAGTGTGACGTTGTAATGACTTCCCCTTCTCCTGTAGCCTGTTTAATAATACGGTTAATGAATGTAGATTTCCCAACATTTGTACAACCTACAACATAGACATTTTGTCCGTTACGGTACTCGTCGATGGCCTCCATTGCTTCCGCCATTCCCTTGCCTTTATGGGCACTGACTAATAGAACATCGATAGGCTGAAGTCCTAGTGCCTTTGCCTCGCGTTTAAGCCAATTGATTACTTTTTTCGGTTTCACTGATTTTGGTAATAAATCTGCTTTGTTGGCAATCAAAAGAACAGGATTCTTCCCTACAAAACGGTGAAGCCCAGGTAGCCAGCTCCCATTGAAATCAAATATATCAACAATTTTTACGATTAAGCCCTGCTGTGTTCCAAGGCCGTTTAAAATACGTAAAAAGTCGTCATCTGTTAATGACACGGGTTGAATTTCATTGTAATTTTTCAAACGGAAGCAGCGCTGGCAAATGACCACATCCTTTTCTAATGATGATGGGGGTGCATACCCAACTGCTGTTTTATCTTCTGTTTGAATTGTTGTACCACAGCCAATACAATTTGGCATTTCAATCATTCTTGTTCCTCCCAAGTTATTATTCCTTTACGTTTCAAATCATTAAATACTCGACGCTCAATGAAACGATTCAATTTTGTTACCAGCCCATCTGATTGTGCAACAGGCTTTACTAACACTGTATGCAAGCCTAAACGTTTTGCGCCCATCACATCAGTCAGGAGTTGATCTCCAACCATGACTACTTCATTTGGGCGTAAACCTAGTTGAATCAGTGCATTATAAAAAGCATTACGAAGTGGTTTTTTTGCCTTGTGAATATACGGGATATCTAATGGCTCAGCAAAATGCTTCACACGCGCTTCATTGTTATTCGATGCAATAATAACTCGAATACCTGATTCTTTCATAATACGTAACCAAATAATCAGCTCTTCTGTTGCGTCTGGGCGATCCCATTCAACAAGCGTATTATCTAAATCCGTAATGATGCCTCTAATCCCTAATTCTTGTAACTTTTCCGGCGTAATTTCAAAAATATTCGTCACAAATTCGTTCGGTAATAAAAAATTATACAAAATAGCGACCCCTAATCTTAACGTATTATTCGACCATTATAGCATATTTGCAAAAGCTTCACCCATTCGAATTGGGCTTCCCTGTACAACATTATCCGTAAATTCAACCGTATCCTTTTCAAACAGCATAACCACTGTGGAACCAAATGAAAAATATCCAACTTCCTGACCTTTACGCCATTTCGTTGTCGTATTCGTAAGCACAATGGAATTAACAAAAGTCGCACCAACTTTAATAAAGGCTACATGCTGTTGATTGGCTGCTTTCAGCTCTGTCACTAAACGATAATTATGAGAAATTGGTTTTTTACCGTATGTAAGACCTAGCTGATTCACGGGATAAGATTTCTGACCAAGTGTATATTGTCGTACTACTTCCCCATCTATCGGACTATGGATACGATGATAATCAGCAGGACTTAAATAAAATACGATAAAATGACCATCTGCATATTGTGCGGCTCTCTCTGTATTACCTAGTAAATCTTGTAATGCATAGGGCTTACCCTTAACTAGAAATGTCATATCCCATTCAATGCGACCAAAAGATTCCACCTTGGCATCTACTGGGCTAACATAAATCGTTGGATTTTTTTCAATAGGTCGAGCTTCTTCTAGAAGTTCTCTTGTGAAAAAATCATGTAAACTTGAAAATTGTTGTTGTTTTTTTGAAACTTCTTCAATGTTAATATCGTATAACTTCATGTAGCTTGGAATTATACGTTTACTCCACTTCGCTTTTGCAATTGCCTGCAAAAGATGGGAAGATTGCTTACCATTCGTTAGTTCTATCAAGCGTTGATATAGTTTTTCTTTCATACAGTAAAACCCCTATCCATTAATTTAGACTGTCAATTTTTTCGCATTCGAAGTATAATGGTACAATATCTTAAGTGCAAAGGAGTGATCCCCCTTGTTTTTTTATCACAAGTTGGTGGATACCACGGTTAAGAAAATGAAATCGCACGCAGCTAACTTCATCACAATTAGTAATATGTCCTTTGGAGGCGCGGCTATTATGGCCATTTTACATGAATATTATAGCTATAGTGTCTTGTTTATCTTTATTGCAGCCCTTCTTGATCGCTACGATGGTAAGGTAGCGAGAGCACTCGGACAAGTGTCTGAGTTAGGTAAACAATTAGATTCTATGAGTGATATTATATCATTTGGTGTGGCACCTGCATTATTAATGTATGAAGTTGTTCTAGTTGATTTTGGTTTTGCCGGCATGATGATGGCCGTATTATTTATCGTCTGTGGCGCGATGCGTTTAGCTCGCTTCAATATTAGTGAAGCGAATGGTTATTTCACAGGTTTACCAATTACAGCTGCAGGTACGTTCTTAACTTTAACGTATTTCGCAGCCAATGCGTTCCATCCGGCATTTTATCTTTTCCTTTTTCCCATCTTAGCTTTACTCATGATTAGTACATTTACGTTAAAAAAAGTGTAACAGCACATTTGCTGTTGCACTTTTTTCATTTCCCACAGCTTTTAAACATATACTGTCGAAAAATGGGGAAAGGATGAAATCATTCAATGAGCGGAATTTTTACATCAATGTTGCAGTTATGGCTTGAAATCCCTGCGTTGCTTGGCTACTTAAAGGGGCAAACATTCCATAAACCCTTTTCAAAAGAAGAGGAAGCTGCTTGTATTGAACGATTTTTAGGTGGCGATGAGCAAGCACGTCTTGACTTAATCGAACGCAATATGAGGCTTGTCGCGCACGTCGTAAAAAAATTCCATCCAAAACATGAACAACTAGATGATTATATTTCCATCGGAACAATCGGTCTAATGAAAGCTGTCGAGAGCTATACCCCTGACAAAAAAACTAGACTTGCCACATATGCAGCCCGTTGTATTGAAAATGAAATTTTAATGCATCTGCGCACACAAAAAAAAGTGCAGAAAGACGTATCACTGTTTGAGCCTATTGGGACTGATAAAGATGGTAATGCACTGCAAATTCGTGATTTACTTCAGTGTGACGAAGAAAGCGCCACAGAAAAACTAGAGCATAAAGAACATGTGGCACAGTTATATCACTATTTGCATATGCTTGATGAACGTGAGCTCGAAATTGTGACACTACGCTATGGTTTAAACCAACAGGATGCCCTTACACAAAAGGAAATTGCTGCTCGTTTAAATATCTCACGCAGCTATGTATCTCGCATTGAAAAGCGAGCACTTATTAAACTCTATCAACTATACAAACGAGACCAAAAGTCTATTGAATAATATATTGTAAAATGGACAGTAGAAAAATTCAATGCATCATTGGCGGAAGATGTGCCTATTTCATGGCATATAAAAAGCTCCCCTGCGACATGACTATGTCGCAAAGGAGCTTTCCCGTCATACTAATGCGCTGACTCCGATAGTTCTGCTGAAATCAACGTGCCTATTAAAGTTGTAATAATGACTACACCCGCTGTTAAAAATAACATCATGAATGCCTCCCATTCTATTATGAAGAGATTTATTACTGTCAGTGTAGCATTTGTCCATTGCTTTAACTGTGATTTTTCTCACAGAATGACACGCACATTTTGACCATTTTGTGTAGTTTATAGAGAGGCAATTGCTTTTAAAACGACTTGTGTAGAATGCTTTGCAGCAACTGGTAAAAACTCATCGAAACTAATATTCGATTCTTTCCCAGCAATATCTGATAAAGCACGAATGACAACAAAAGGTGTAGCAAATTGATAACATACTTGAGCAACCGCAGCCGCTTCCATTTCTACAGCCTTCATTTGAGGGAAATGACGACGAACCGCTTCTACACGTTCAGGATCATTCATAAAAGCATCTCCAGAGCAAATTAAACCGATGCCATACTGATGCTCTCCAACCGCCTTGACGGCCTCCTCAGCGACTTTCATCAATTTCTCATCTGATTTATAAGCTGCTGGCATCCCAGCCATCTGTCCGATTTCATAGCCAAAAATTGTGACATCTACATCATGGTGGCGAACTTCATCAGAAATGACGATAGCGCCTACCTCAAGTGCCTCGTCATATCCACCTGCAGAGCCTGTATTCATAACAACATCCGGCTTAAACTCATGTAAAAGGATTGTCGTAGACATAGCAGCATTCACCTTGCCAATACCACTTTTTAATAACACAACTTCCTTGCCTTCATAAGTCCCTGTTGTATACTCACTGCCTGCAATCATTGTACTTTGTGCATCGTTTAATGCTGCTCTTAGAAGCTCTACTTCCTCTTCCATTGCGCCAATTACTGCTATTTTCATGTACTGTTACTTCCCTTCTTTATCAACTCTATTAAAAATAATCAAAAGAGTGATTTTCGTCAATAGGCGCCTTCTAATGTGTTAAGTTGCTCCAACTTCACGGGCTTCCATCCTTCATTTTCAACCCATTCCATACTGACACGGTACATCTGAGATTTATCATTCGTTGAAACTGTCGCAACGGATGAATTAGGACCACCATTATTTTGCATACGCCAAATAATCATATTGCTTTGTTCGATGCCTGTCACAGTCGAAACAGTGGCTACCTTCTCAGCCCAGTCTACAGACTTGTCATCATATGAAGAAACATGCTGACCTGTTTGAGTTGTAGGTGTTGGCTGCCAATTTTTATTCGTGATAACCTTGTCAACAATTGGATTATCCGATGTCGACTCTTCTGGCGTACCTTGCTCTTCCTGAGATGTATCAGGCTCCGATTCTTCCTCGGAAGTTTTGTCTTCTTCAACAGCGAGATCTTTATCCTGTTCTTTCGCAGGTTCTTTATCTACTTCTTTTTCGTTATCACCGCTCTTTTCCTCTTGAGCTGGTTCATCTTTCACTGCTTGATCTGCATCATCTTGCCATTTAAACACATAGGTTGCTGTAATAATAATAAGTACAACCACAACACCTATTAAAACATTCAATAGTTTATCTAGCTTTTTATTACGAGATGGCTGCAAATGACGACTACTTCGAGTTTGTCGTTCACTCATAATGTCTCCCCCTCTCTAGCAAATATTCTATCAAGTTCAACAGCTCTTGCAAAATAATTATACTCACTATTTTATTGCCAAAGAATGTTAAAAGCAGTCAGCCTAAGGCTAACTGCTTGTACACTTACACATTATTTAATGGAAATAATTTTCACTTTCATTTCGCCACCAGGTGTTTGTACGGCAACTTCTTCACCTTCAGCACGACCAAGTAGACCCTTTGCAATTGGCGATTCATTTGAAATGCGGAATTCCATTGGATCTGCCTCAGCAGAACCAACAATTGTATACGATTCTTCATCTGATGACGGTTTACCATTAATGATTTCTACAAATGTAACCGTTTTCCCAAGTGATACAACACTGTTATCTGTCTCATCCTCAGAAATAATCACTGCGTTACGAATCATTGATTTTAATGTAGAAATACGACCTTCTAAAAAGGCTTGCTCTTCTTTTGCTGAATCATACTCAGCATTTTCAGATAGATCTCCAAAATCACGTGCTATTTTAATACGTTCAACGATTTCTTTACGTGTTTCTGTTTCTAATTTTACTAATTCTTCTTCTAATTTACGTTTTCCCTCAGCTGTCATAGGGTACTGTTTTTCATTTGCCAAAGTCCTTCACTCCTTGTTTCTTCAATATAAAAACATAAAACTCGACTAAATGCACGGAAGATGCATTTAATCGAATTTTATTATTTTTAAACTTTTTCAAATTACGCTTTGACCTAATAGTATGCATGCTTTTTTTTAATATGCATGAAAATATTGTCAATACCACTCTATCTTATTACAATACGTTGTCGGTTTCAAGAATAGTTTTAATTTTCGTTACCATTAAATCAATTGCTACCTCATTATCCCCGCCTTCTGGAATAATGATATCAGCATAACGTTTCGTTGGTTCAATAAATAAATTATGCATAGGTCGAACCGCTGCTAAATACTGCTCAATAACCGAATCAGTTGTACGACCACGCTCTTTAATATCACGCATGATACGACGAATAATTCGTAAATCTGAGTCTGTGTCTACGAATAATTTAATATCCATTAAATCACGTAAATCAGCATCTTCTAGCACTAGAATACCTTCTAGGATAATAACATCTACTGGTTCAACATGGATCACTTCTTCTGCTCTCGTATGCTGCACATAGTCATAAACAGGTTTTTCAATTGGTTGACGCACTAACAGTTTTTTTATGTGCTCAATTAATAAATCATTATCGAAAGCCAACGGATGATCGTAGTTTGTTCCTAAGCGTTCTTCAAATGTTAAATGACTTTGATCTTTATAATAAAAATCTTGTTCAATCACCACAACGGAATGCTCACGGAAAACTTCATAAATGGCGTGCGTCACACTCGTTTTTCCAGAGCATGAGCCACCAGCGATTCCGATGACAACTGGTCGCTTTGCTGCCATTAGTTATTCTCCTTTCGCATCATATTATGCGGTTTTAAAGGTGTGTCACATTTAAATTTCACAATTTGTAATGGATGACGAGCAGCATCTAGGCTATTGCCATCCTCGTCCCAAATTTCGCCCATTGTTAAACTGAAATTTTCAATTTCAGGACCAAAGAATTCTACTTCATCACCAGGTTTAAAATAATTTCGTTGTTGCATCGTCACTATTTTTGTTTCTGGATCATGATCTAAAATAAGACCTGCAAATTCATACGTTGTTTTACGACCATGTACTCCAAACATTTGCTCCTCGAAGCCAGGTGCATCATGGAAGAATGCTTCAGCCGTATCACGGTTGGCGCATTTATCCAATTCTTCGAGCCACTCGCGTTTAATTTTAAAGTTTTCCGGATCTGCACAGTAAGCATCAATCACTTTACGGTACACTGAAACAACTGTCGCAACATAATGAATGGATTTCATACGACCTTCAACTTTTAACGAATCAATCCCAAGCTCAATCATATGAGGAATTGCTTCGATTAATTTTAAATCTTTTGGACTCATCGCAAAAGATGCGTGCTTGTCATCGAACAGTGCTTTTTCTTCACCATCTTCTAATTCATATAAATCATAGTCCCAACGGCATGATTGACAGCAACCACCGCGGTTAGAGTCACGAGCAGTCATATGATTGGACAGAACACAACGACCAGAGTAGGCGATACACATTGCACCATGAACGAAAGCCTCGATTTCAATATCAACCTTTTCCTTCATCAGCTTCATTTCTTCTCCGCCTACTTCACGTGCTAAAACGACACGATGTAAGCCTTCTTCTTTCCAGTACTGAACAGCCTTCCAATTGGACAGTGATTGCTGTGTAGAAAGATGAATTTCAAGCTTAGGTGCTGCTGTACGACATGTTTCAATAATCAGTGGGTCTGCAACGAT
Encoded proteins:
- a CDS encoding helix-hairpin-helix domain-containing protein, encoding MLQSLWQKYKKSMLFPSILVVSGLCYFYFSSFDSSPPQEELIETIQSFEEKNHSETAEEAVIQQIFVDIKGAVMYPGVYELQQDQRIKDAVELAGGYTEQADTQRMNHAQKVQDEMVIYIPTKGEQLEDGATTLLTIPTESAPKEQKININQADIAILATLPGIGPSKAQSILTYREEHGHFQAIEDLKNVSGIGDKTFEKLKDAITVK
- a CDS encoding class I SAM-dependent DNA methyltransferase; translated protein: MSSYERFAHVYDELQTDIPYNLYVDWVVQHAPCSQYPTLLDIGCGTGVLSLLFAHAGYKVSGVDLSEEMLSIAAKRFADAGYQAPLYCMSMDELDGFEALDVVTITIDSLNYVVEEQAVYTTLERIYHALRDGGQLFFDVHSLFKMNEIFLDGPFTYDDGDISYVWHTAPADFEHSVTHQMTFYVRDIASELYERFDEEHLQRTFSIEQYMAWLRAIGFHDVEITADFTDEAPEYESERIFIRAVK
- the rsfS gene encoding ribosome silencing factor is translated as MTSTLLQAAYKAIDDKHGEDIVVLNMQGISLLADYFIIAHGNSDRQVQAIARELQDIAEQQGYEIRRVEGFDAARWVLVDLGDVVAHVFHKDERAYYNLERLWGDAPQLDMPEA
- the yqeK gene encoding bis(5'-nucleosyl)-tetraphosphatase (symmetrical) YqeK, which gives rise to MEREQYLAAIKPRMPEKRYIHTIGVMETAIDLAQKYGEDVKKAEIAAILHDIAKYEDIEWMENIVRDENLDPQLIGWGSELLHGPVGAYIAQSEFGITDDELLNAIRFHTTGRVGMSRLEKIIFVADMIEPNRRFDGVERLRKKAQKNLDKAMSACVRHTLAFLIDTKQPIYPLSIECYNDTMNREDSEG
- a CDS encoding nicotinate-nucleotide adenylyltransferase, encoding MKKVGLLGGTFNPPHIGHLMMANEVFHALELDEIRFMPNAIPPHKQARFDASNVERLEMVKRAIRPFPYFSVESYEVEKGGVSYSYETLSALCRREPDVKFYFIIGGDMIDSLHTWHCIDDLVKIVRFVGVKRPGTAATTEYPISMVEVPQIDLSSTLIRERLATGGTVTFLLPEAVETFIREEGLYGTRTVFSGD
- the yhbY gene encoding ribosome assembly RNA-binding protein YhbY: MLTGKQKRFLRAEAHHLTPIFQVGKGGVNDEMTKQIREALEVRELIKVRILDNCEEDKHEVAESLATGARAELVQLIGLTVVLYKESRNHKKIVLPKATK
- the aroE gene encoding shikimate dehydrogenase; protein product: MKKWFAVMGDPIEHSKSPAMHNAWFEDMSIDATYIPLHVPSDQLESAVAGLKTLGASGWNVTIPHKTAIIPYLDELDELAQKMGAVNTVVRTKEGKLKGYNTDGIGFVRSLEEAVGVSRKDKPVLLVGAGGAARGIAFAMQQQGYHHLTIANRTVANAQAIIDEMDMGRAMSLQEAEETLADFGIIVQMTSAGLATGNFSMPFSLDRLAKGAIVADIVYNPLMTPFLQAAEEKGATIVTGLGMFVHQGAIAFEHWLGNYPNTNSMIAQLKAQLGGN
- the yqeH gene encoding ribosome biogenesis GTPase YqeH; the encoded protein is MIEMPNCIGCGTTIQTEDKTAVGYAPPSSLEKDVVICQRCFRLKNYNEIQPVSLTDDDFLRILNGLGTQQGLIVKIVDIFDFNGSWLPGLHRFVGKNPVLLIANKADLLPKSVKPKKVINWLKREAKALGLQPIDVLLVSAHKGKGMAEAMEAIDEYRNGQNVYVVGCTNVGKSTFINRIIKQATGEGEVITTSHFPGTTLDMIDIPLDDGSALYDTPGIINHHQMAHHIDSSELKYIMPKKEIKPKVYQQNPGQSLFIGALARFDFIQGERSAFTIHVANDLPIHRTKLEKADTLYAEHKGELLAPPTADFIDQLPPLVRHEFSIKEAKTDVVFSGLGWITVQHANVVVAAYAPKGVQVSIRPSLI
- a CDS encoding YqeG family HAD IIIA-type phosphatase, producing the protein MYNFLLPNEFVTNIFEITPEKLQELGIRGIITDLDNTLVEWDRPDATEELIIWLRIMKESGIRVIIASNNNEARVKHFAEPLDIPYIHKAKKPLRNAFYNALIQLGLRPNEVVMVGDQLLTDVMGAKRLGLHTVLVKPVAQSDGLVTKLNRFIERRVFNDLKRKGIITWEEQE
- a CDS encoding phosphatidylserine decarboxylase, with product MKEKLYQRLIELTNGKQSSHLLQAIAKAKWSKRIIPSYMKLYDINIEEVSKKQQQFSSLHDFFTRELLEEARPIEKNPTIYVSPVDAKVESFGRIEWDMTFLVKGKPYALQDLLGNTERAAQYADGHFIVFYLSPADYHRIHSPIDGEVVRQYTLGQKSYPVNQLGLTYGKKPISHNYRLVTELKAANQQHVAFIKVGATFVNSIVLTNTTTKWRKGQEVGYFSFGSTVVMLFEKDTVEFTDNVVQGSPIRMGEAFANML
- the pssA gene encoding CDP-diacylglycerol--serine O-phosphatidyltransferase, which codes for MKSHAANFITISNMSFGGAAIMAILHEYYSYSVLFIFIAALLDRYDGKVARALGQVSELGKQLDSMSDIISFGVAPALLMYEVVLVDFGFAGMMMAVLFIVCGAMRLARFNISEANGYFTGLPITAAGTFLTLTYFAANAFHPAFYLFLFPILALLMISTFTLKKV
- the sigK gene encoding RNA polymerase sporulation sigma factor SigK, which produces MSGIFTSMLQLWLEIPALLGYLKGQTFHKPFSKEEEAACIERFLGGDEQARLDLIERNMRLVAHVVKKFHPKHEQLDDYISIGTIGLMKAVESYTPDKKTRLATYAARCIENEILMHLRTQKKVQKDVSLFEPIGTDKDGNALQIRDLLQCDEESATEKLEHKEHVAQLYHYLHMLDERELEIVTLRYGLNQQDALTQKEIAARLNISRSYVSRIEKRALIKLYQLYKRDQKSIE
- the mtnN gene encoding 5'-methylthioadenosine/S-adenosylhomocysteine nucleosidase, with the protein product MKIAVIGAMEEEVELLRAALNDAQSTMIAGSEYTTGTYEGKEVVLLKSGIGKVNAAMSTTILLHEFKPDVVMNTGSAGGYDEALEVGAIVISDEVRHHDVDVTIFGYEIGQMAGMPAAYKSDEKLMKVAEEAVKAVGEHQYGIGLICSGDAFMNDPERVEAVRRHFPQMKAVEMEAAAVAQVCYQFATPFVVIRALSDIAGKESNISFDEFLPVAAKHSTQVVLKAIASL